In Fundidesulfovibrio magnetotacticus, a genomic segment contains:
- a CDS encoding very short patch repair endonuclease, translated as MQDNSDRTDVLTEEQRHRCMSAIKGKNTKPEQKLRKRLWRLGHRYRIGHGLPGKPDIVFPSRRVVIFVDGCFWHRCPVHFQQPKANHDFWEAKISRNVARDALVNEQLSSTGWSVVRIWEHEVRQDIEAVVARVRSALEEQTI; from the coding sequence GTGCAGGACAACAGCGACCGGACCGATGTCCTCACCGAGGAACAGCGGCACCGCTGCATGTCCGCCATCAAAGGGAAGAACACCAAGCCGGAACAGAAGCTGCGAAAGCGTCTCTGGAGACTTGGACACCGCTACCGCATCGGGCATGGTCTTCCGGGGAAACCGGACATCGTCTTCCCGTCCCGCCGCGTGGTCATCTTTGTTGATGGCTGCTTCTGGCACCGTTGCCCCGTTCACTTCCAGCAGCCCAAAGCGAATCACGATTTCTGGGAAGCCAAGATCTCCCGCAACGTTGCCCGCGACGCACTGGTCAACGAACAGCTTTCATCAACCGGCTGGAGCGTTGTCCGCATATGGGAGCACGAGGTGCGGCAGGATATCGAGGCTGTGGTCGCCAGGGTTAGGTCCGCCCTGGAAGAGCAGACCATCTGA
- a CDS encoding protein NO VEIN domain-containing protein, with protein MSGKIALKRLSRSDLTFFQHQHETLHAGNQKAINLNKDVFIRSLFPALPDTETGISGSFGLDIMLLGPGLSGALRLQRKITKNGEGYKNWRLNGELIPRIVSEDRFDPLTPGDFVVFDFSGEIIPSSARILFVAASHHEDTSLHRILNDRLGSASMIPLSTTELEGLIDAAGLTDSHPALEFTLDEAIEDAALGGVEGTERLFRRRSGTTMNQEALRRARLNAEAVGRDGEALINSWFFLQTRSGSIRRHTWVSDTNAVAPYDFTIEDNSGNEIRLDVKSTAGPHERPLHVSMAELREMSDEGRRYDLYRVYALEEDSARLRIAENLSGFAASLLHTLATLPEGVTPDGFSISPEVLPFGPEIEIHLPEEEED; from the coding sequence CAACACGAAACACTTCATGCTGGAAATCAAAAAGCCATAAACCTAAACAAGGATGTGTTTATTAGGTCCTTGTTCCCAGCTCTTCCAGATACTGAAACTGGAATATCTGGCAGCTTTGGTCTAGATATTATGCTACTAGGTCCAGGCTTAAGTGGTGCCCTTCGACTTCAGAGAAAAATTACTAAGAATGGTGAAGGGTATAAAAACTGGAGACTCAATGGAGAGCTGATCCCTCGGATTGTTTCTGAGGATAGATTTGACCCACTTACCCCAGGTGACTTTGTTGTGTTTGATTTTTCAGGAGAAATAATACCATCATCAGCTCGCATTCTATTCGTTGCCGCATCACATCATGAAGACACTTCTCTACACAGGATACTCAATGACAGGCTAGGTAGTGCCAGCATGATCCCTCTGTCTACTACAGAGCTTGAAGGATTAATTGATGCCGCAGGCCTTACCGATTCGCATCCGGCTCTTGAATTCACATTGGATGAAGCCATCGAGGATGCTGCCTTAGGTGGTGTTGAAGGTACAGAACGCCTGTTCAGACGTCGTTCCGGCACCACGATGAACCAGGAAGCCCTGCGGCGCGCCCGGCTCAATGCGGAGGCCGTTGGCAGGGATGGCGAGGCTCTGATCAACTCCTGGTTTTTCTTGCAGACCCGCTCAGGATCAATCCGGCGCCACACCTGGGTTTCCGACACGAACGCCGTCGCTCCATATGACTTTACGATTGAGGACAATTCCGGCAACGAGATCAGGCTGGATGTCAAATCAACAGCCGGCCCTCATGAGCGCCCCCTGCATGTTTCCATGGCTGAGTTGCGGGAAATGTCGGATGAAGGACGACGCTACGATCTTTACCGTGTGTATGCTCTTGAAGAAGACTCCGCCCGGCTAAGGATAGCAGAAAATCTGTCTGGCTTTGCTGCCTCCTTACTCCATACTCTCGCAACTCTGCCGGAGGGTGTCACCCCGGATGGATTTTCGATCTCGCCTGAAGTGCTCCCATTTGGACCTGAAATCGAAATCCACCTGCCAGAGGAAGAAGAGGACTGA
- a CDS encoding amidohydrolase — protein MALKNYALNSVAVSQETDLVVPAADKEFESAGLIICNNEATNVAAILVRLTTSANASKGMIWRGTLAAGEPFFVDSKVVIAASASPDKVRVISDQANVSFIFSGDES, from the coding sequence ATGGCCCTGAAAAACTATGCGCTGAACAGCGTCGCGGTGTCCCAGGAAACGGATTTGGTGGTTCCGGCGGCCGACAAGGAATTCGAATCCGCCGGGCTCATCATCTGCAACAACGAAGCGACCAACGTGGCCGCCATCCTCGTCAGGCTCACGACCTCGGCCAACGCGTCCAAGGGCATGATCTGGCGGGGGACACTGGCCGCAGGGGAACCGTTCTTCGTCGATTCAAAGGTGGTCATTGCAGCCTCGGCGAGCCCGGACAAGGTGCGGGTCATCTCCGACCAGGCCAACGTGTCCTTCATCTTCAGCGGCGACGAGAGCTAG